A section of the Candidatus Nanoarchaeia archaeon genome encodes:
- the coaE gene encoding dephospho-CoA kinase (Dephospho-CoA kinase (CoaE) performs the final step in coenzyme A biosynthesis.) — MIITVTGKIGVGKTTVAAFFRSLGAVVIDADRIGHQILEQKREELLRLFGKRILKGRRIDRKVLGDLVFSNPKNLRLLNSLVHPQMILEIERQSAGKKIAVIDAALYKELRLSKISDLVILVTAKKEIVEKRMKSSLDRIRKFQAEPSSFDFLIQNNGSRKLLENAALRVWDNVSERARMGDRARKLG, encoded by the coding sequence ATGATCATTACCGTCACCGGAAAGATAGGAGTTGGGAAGACGACAGTTGCGGCTTTTTTCAGGAGCTTGGGCGCTGTCGTGATTGATGCTGACAGGATAGGCCATCAAATACTGGAGCAGAAGAGGGAGGAGCTTCTGCGATTGTTCGGGAAAAGGATCCTTAAAGGCAGAAGGATTGACAGGAAGGTGCTTGGGGACTTGGTCTTTTCCAATCCTAAGAACTTAAGGCTTCTGAACAGCCTTGTGCATCCTCAGATGATTCTGGAGATCGAGCGGCAAAGCGCAGGGAAGAAGATTGCAGTTATTGATGCTGCCCTCTATAAGGAGCTTCGGCTTTCCAAAATTTCAGACCTTGTCATTCTTGTGACCGCAAAGAAAGAGATTGTTGAAAAGCGGATGAAGAGCAGCCTGGACAGGATACGCAAATTCCAGGCAGAGCCCTCAAGCTTTGATTTTTTGATACAGAACAATGGAAGCAGGAAGCTGTTGGAAAATGCAGCGCTAAGGGTATG